In one window of Paraflavitalea soli DNA:
- a CDS encoding aminotransferase-like domain-containing protein: MLPFQTLIRPDKKATTPIYQQVANRLVSLIREGIIKPGAALPGSREMAELLQLHRKTIVAAYEELNAQDWIETIPRKGVFVAPNLPDIKPRRFTQGISAPYAGNTGFSFNKQLSFPVPSTKMTSQRLLINDGLPDTRLAPMDALLREYRSLVKNKNMHAMIERPDPSGFYTLREAMVMHLSATRGLNIQANNVLMTRGAQMAIFLAAQLLIQPGDYVAVGDPNYYLASLLFEQAGARLIQIPVDEQGMEIDALAAACRKKKIRMVYVIPHHHHPTTATLSAERRMQLLELVRQYKLAVIEDDYDFSFHYDSAPILPLASTQHEGCVIYIGSVTKVMTPSLRIGFMVAPDNFIKQAVNLRRLVDSRGDNLMEATVANLMKNGDIGRHIKKSNKTYHERRDMFVPCWINIYRTLFITISHLVVWLSGQGFIPGIPCHLLLPVLLLWGYL; the protein is encoded by the coding sequence ATGTTGCCATTTCAAACGCTCATCCGTCCCGATAAAAAAGCTACTACACCAATCTACCAGCAGGTAGCCAACCGTTTGGTAAGTCTGATTCGTGAAGGGATCATTAAGCCGGGGGCTGCCTTGCCGGGCAGCCGTGAGATGGCCGAACTGCTACAACTTCACCGCAAAACCATTGTAGCTGCCTATGAAGAATTGAATGCACAAGACTGGATTGAGACCATTCCCCGCAAAGGTGTTTTTGTGGCGCCCAACCTGCCGGATATAAAACCCCGCAGATTTACGCAAGGCATCAGCGCGCCTTATGCAGGCAATACCGGTTTTAGTTTTAACAAGCAACTGTCGTTTCCTGTTCCTTCTACTAAAATGACTTCGCAAAGGCTCCTGATCAATGATGGCCTTCCCGATACGCGACTGGCCCCCATGGATGCTTTGCTACGTGAATACCGGAGTCTGGTGAAAAACAAAAACATGCATGCCATGATCGAAAGACCGGATCCCTCGGGCTTTTACACCTTACGGGAAGCCATGGTAATGCATCTCTCTGCCACCAGGGGATTGAATATTCAAGCCAACAATGTGCTGATGACGCGCGGCGCTCAAATGGCGATCTTTCTGGCGGCACAACTGCTCATTCAGCCTGGCGATTATGTGGCCGTGGGAGATCCCAACTACTACCTGGCCAGTCTTCTTTTTGAACAAGCTGGCGCCAGGTTAATACAAATACCGGTAGATGAGCAGGGCATGGAGATAGATGCGCTGGCGGCAGCCTGCAGGAAAAAGAAAATACGGATGGTATATGTTATTCCGCACCACCATCATCCTACTACTGCCACCCTGAGTGCTGAGCGCAGAATGCAATTGCTGGAACTGGTACGGCAATACAAACTGGCTGTTATTGAGGATGACTACGACTTTAGCTTTCACTACGATTCTGCTCCCATCCTGCCGCTGGCCAGCACGCAACATGAAGGATGCGTTATCTATATAGGATCTGTCACCAAGGTAATGACGCCTTCGCTGCGCATTGGGTTTATGGTTGCGCCGGATAATTTTATAAAGCAAGCAGTCAACCTGCGGCGCCTGGTAGACTCCCGCGGCGATAACCTGATGGAAGCTACCGTTGCCAACCTGATGAAGAATGGTGATATTGGCCGCCATATTAAAAAATCCAATAAGACCTACCACGAGCGCCGGGACATGTTTGTGCCCTGCTGGATCAATATTTACCGGACATTGTTCATTACAATCAGCCATCTGGTGGTATGGCTATCTGGGCAAGGTTTCATCCCAGGCATCCCCTGCCACTTGTTGCTGCCCGTGCTGCTGCTATGGGGTTATTTATGA